AAAAGTCCCGATTGTCCTTACACATTGCTTCTTCACTTAGAAGGCGAGGCTAATAAACTTGCCTGACTGATTTGGCTAACAAAGCAATTGCCCGAAAGCAATATCTGCACTCCAAGAAAACCTGCTGTCAGTTTCAGAACTGCGGCTGAAAGCTTTATCTAGGAGCTGTCTAGGTAAAACTGCACGAATCAGTGCATAAAGGATTTAATACTACCTAGACAATCATCATAATGCAGCACGAGCAATGTCACTCGATAAGCTGCTGCTTCATCGGCAGTAGTTTGGTGCAGTGCTGAATGCTGCCGCCTACGCCAGGAGCTAAAAAACTTGGGTTACACACAAAGCCATTAAGCCACTAAAAAAAAATAAACTGAAAATGCCTAAATAGTTGTATGGCACAATAGCGATTAATAAGAGTGCTATTTGGGCAAGCGGTCACAAGCCATTGAACTCAACATCAGCCAAGGATAATTTTCTACAATCTCATTAAAATAAGCACCTTTGCACCTTTTGTTCAGCCCAAGCCTACACCTGTAATACTTGTGTAGTTAACTGCGAGTCGGGGAGCCTTTTAACCTCATATATCACTTATTAACTATTTAGGCATTTTCAGTTTATTTTTTGCATCTATTTTTAGGTTTTCAAAAATCATGCCCTTTTTACCACCCAAATCGGGAAAATGGGCTTGCCTTTATGTGAAGCGATTGCATCCGTGGTTAGTGCAATCGCCTCCCAAAGACTTACTTCGCTCCGGCGTTCAGTTGACGAATCTTTTCCAAGATAGTTTGGTGATAGCCTGTCTCACCCTGCTGCAAAAATAAACTATCGCCTTTCTTGTAATCGGCGATCGCACCTTTCTTATCCCCCATTTCCACCCTGAGTAAACCCCGATTTAAGTAAGCCCTGGCGTTGCTTGAATCAAGTTCAATCGCCTTGGTGTAATCAGATATTGCACCTTGATAATCCCTAATTTCCTTACGCGAGAGTCCCCGGTTGTTGTACGCTATGCTATTTTTGGGAGCCATTGTAATTGCATAGGTATAGTCTGCAATCGCTCCTCGGTGGTTGCCCAGGGCTGCATGAGCTGCACCCCGGTTACTGTAAGCATTGTCATCTTTGGGGGCCAATTTTATTGCTTGATCAAAATCAGAGATTGCACCTTTATAATCACCCAAATTGTATTTTCTGACACCACTGTTTACATAGGATTCAGAGTCCATTGCTCTCTGCGCTAGTTGCACAGGTACTTTCTCGGCATAGGCTATCGGTGCGTGGACTGTTGTAGCTAATACTAGTATTGCAATGATTACTTTCAATCCGTTCATTTTTAGTTCTCCTTCAGTATCGGTGAATTAATTAGGTTATCTTTATTACTGCTAGATATCAAATCCGATATCAAAACTGGAATTGCTATCTGCCAAATTTGCTTAAACGTGCTTAAGCAGACGTGGGAATTGTGTCAGCATTGATATCGAAACCGATATCAAAACTGCGGCTGGGCGGGGGGCGAGGCATTAGTACAGGTAATAGTACACCCTTGGGTAGTGAAAATGGCGGTGATTACATGAATGATTGCAAGCGCGTAAACTTTCAATTAATTCAAGTTAGCTACTTGGTTAAAAAGAACTTGGTATACAAAACTAATTGCGAATCACTAAATAATTACGCTCTTCGTAATTAATTTCCCAATTACGAACTTGTGCTGAGCTTGTCGAAGTATTACTCTGTTACAAATTATTTTGACGGAGCAAACGTAATACTATCTCTAGCTGAAAATGGTCAGTTCACGACAGTAGAGAAATTGCAGATCACTCGTTTTACTTCGGTAAGTAAAGCCCAGTACTATCGTTGGGTCGGGCATGAGTATAGCGACTAGTTTGGTTGAGTGATGAATGTCCCAGTGTAACTTGTAAAAGCTGCATAGGTGCGCCCCGTTCTAGACTATGGGTTGCATGACTGTGCCTGAGCCAGTGTGGTGAAACATGACCAGAAATCCCTGCGCGTTTTCCAGCATCCGCAACAAGAGAGCGAATCCGCCGTTCGCCCACGAAACCACCCTGGCGGCTAACAAACACGGGTGCATCTGGATTATTATTGGTTCTTTGTGCCAGCAATTCCTGGTAAATATTTTTTGGGATGATCACGGTTCTGGTTTTCTGTCCCTTCCCGTAAAGCGTAACTTGTCCGTTGCCATCGCGCCCTGGCTGTACCGAGTGCCATGTTAAAACAGCAATCTCGCTCACTCTAGCAGCAGTATAATAAAGCACTTGTATCACTAATCGGTCACGACCCTTGGGGGTCAGGGCAATCATTGTCATCACTTCTACCTCAGAAAGCAGGCGTTCGGCTAACTTATCTTTGGGTTCGGGTAACGACACTTGGGCGGCGACATTAAATTTTGTCCATTCCACTTTATTAGCAAACCGCAGCAGACTTTTAATCGCCGCAAGTCTCCTAGCACGAGTCGATGCCTCGTACTTCTTAGTTTCCAAATAATCAGCGAACCCTAGAACGTCGTTCATTGTTACTGTTCGCAAATCTAAATCATTGAGCTGTACAAGTTTTGGACTTACACCTAGCAAAAAGGACATGAAACAACGGATATCTGTATCATAAGAACGCCGGGTTTGGGGCGAACGCTTGCTACTCTTCCACAGCTCCACTATTTGGGCAGTGTTGGTCACATCTGCCATCCTCTGCACCGAGTTTTCTGCCCCTGGTGTTAGCATCGAGAGTTCTCAGGTTCCCACATCCAATCCAATCAGCCTCGAACACCAGCGGGGTGACGAAACTGTGTCCCTTTTTCAATTATCGATTCCAGGGGAGCAACATTTACTAAAATTTTCTAGACGTGAATTCACGCCTACATTTTTGAGTGAACTGGACTTGGTGCTAATTCGCGTATCTGTGTAAAGTAAAGAACTTCCCTCCGCTAAACAATCAACTTGGAAACACGACACAAAGCGACTGATAATCTCAAGATCCGATAAATATAGTTTTCGGATCTTATCGCCCCAAACCCTATATTTATCGTCGCTGTCGGGGGAGCAAATCAAGGGATAATTTGACGCCTAATTTGAAAATTTTGCTCCCTAATGTACTTAGAAGTAAGGGACAAAATAGTAACTAAGCGCAAACGAGCGCTCCAATGGGGAACGCGAATAATATTAGTTGGTTCATGAAATTAACCCTCGATTGGCAACACCTCCTCGGATAGCAAGGCGTAAAATTCCGGTACTGTCAACTCCAAAGAGCGCAATTCATTCGCCGCGATCGCTTCCAACTCCAGCACTGTCTCCCAGCGCAAATCGGAACACCATCGTTGAAGGGTATTTTTCAGTGCCGAAACTCCAAGGGTAATAGCAGAGCGAAGCATTTCAACGCAATGGAGCAGAGAAGTCCGTTCACTTGAGTGTGGTTCTAGCCGCGTAGTATCCCCCCCCTCATAATGGGAAATCCCTATAGCATTATGGGGGGGGGTGGATACGGGGTGCTGACTCGACTCAACGCCCGACTGGGAGTGTATTGCAGCCTGATATGGGTCGGAGGTTTGGGCAACGTAACAGATGTTCCCCTGTTTCAAAGTGCGCTGTTGTTGGCGGTGAGCAATAACTTGTTTTGCAAATTCTAATTCCTCCACAGATAGCGAGTAAATTTTCACCTGTTGACCGCGTTTGCCCTGCTTGCGACAGGCTAACTTTAGCCCCAGCTGTTCAAGCATTGTGGCGAGTAGCCAAATCGGTTCACAGTCACTAGGGACAGTAAACCCAAGAATTGCTTTAATATGAGCAGCGCAATTAAGAGCGATCTCCCTCATATTTAACAGCTCGCTGTCGCTGGCAGTAACTTCACCCCCGGCGATTAAACTAGTGAGGATGTGATGCAAACCCAAGTTGAAACGGGCCAGCCAATTCGCTG
This portion of the Nostoc sp. UHCC 0302 genome encodes:
- a CDS encoding tetratricopeptide repeat protein, which codes for MNGLKVIIAILVLATTVHAPIAYAEKVPVQLAQRAMDSESYVNSGVRKYNLGDYKGAISDFDQAIKLAPKDDNAYSNRGAAHAALGNHRGAIADYTYAITMAPKNSIAYNNRGLSRKEIRDYQGAISDYTKAIELDSSNARAYLNRGLLRVEMGDKKGAIADYKKGDSLFLQQGETGYHQTILEKIRQLNAGAK
- a CDS encoding tyrosine-type recombinase/integrase, which gives rise to MLTPGAENSVQRMADVTNTAQIVELWKSSKRSPQTRRSYDTDIRCFMSFLLGVSPKLVQLNDLDLRTVTMNDVLGFADYLETKKYEASTRARRLAAIKSLLRFANKVEWTKFNVAAQVSLPEPKDKLAERLLSEVEVMTMIALTPKGRDRLVIQVLYYTAARVSEIAVLTWHSVQPGRDGNGQVTLYGKGQKTRTVIIPKNIYQELLAQRTNNNPDAPVFVSRQGGFVGERRIRSLVADAGKRAGISGHVSPHWLRHSHATHSLERGAPMQLLQVTLGHSSLNQTSRYTHARPNDSTGLYLPK